A single genomic interval of Amycolatopsis albispora harbors:
- a CDS encoding sugar ABC transporter substrate-binding protein, with amino-acid sequence MTSHRSGRLGLVAVGAALLLAACTGPAAEDPSSGSGQEVPAETGPFRIAVISHGTAGDAFWNVVKNGAEDAGRQLGVPVEYNSDGDPGNQAKLIDNAVAQRVGGLVVSMQNPEAVRPSIENAVRAGIPVVTINSGEEQSAAYGALTHVGQSEGVAGEQAGRKFKEAGKTKLLCVIHEAGNIGQNQRCDGAARGFGAAERLQVDISNPTDVQARIRGAVQTDPSIDAVLTLNSQVAANAVNAIEQVQSQAQVATFDLNADVVSAIKSGDVLFAVDQQQYEQGYLPIVFLKLYRDNRNVVGGGRPVLTGPDLVDKSTVDQIGAYVERGTR; translated from the coding sequence ATGACGTCCCATCGCTCAGGAAGGCTCGGCCTGGTGGCCGTGGGAGCGGCACTGCTGCTCGCCGCGTGCACCGGGCCCGCCGCGGAGGACCCGTCCTCCGGCAGTGGCCAGGAGGTGCCTGCCGAGACCGGACCGTTCCGGATCGCGGTCATCTCCCACGGCACCGCCGGCGACGCGTTCTGGAACGTGGTCAAGAACGGCGCCGAGGACGCGGGCAGGCAGCTCGGCGTCCCGGTGGAGTACAACTCGGACGGAGACCCCGGCAACCAGGCCAAGCTGATCGACAACGCGGTCGCGCAGCGCGTCGGCGGGCTGGTGGTCTCCATGCAGAACCCCGAGGCGGTGCGGCCGTCGATCGAGAACGCGGTCCGCGCCGGCATCCCGGTGGTCACCATCAACTCCGGCGAGGAGCAGAGCGCGGCCTACGGCGCGCTGACCCACGTCGGCCAGAGTGAAGGCGTCGCCGGTGAGCAGGCGGGCCGCAAGTTCAAGGAGGCAGGCAAGACCAAGCTGCTCTGCGTGATCCACGAAGCGGGCAACATCGGGCAGAACCAGCGCTGCGACGGCGCCGCCCGCGGCTTCGGCGCCGCCGAGCGGTTGCAGGTGGACATCAGCAACCCGACCGACGTGCAGGCCCGCATCCGCGGCGCGGTGCAGACCGATCCGTCGATCGACGCGGTGCTCACGCTGAACTCCCAGGTGGCCGCGAACGCGGTGAACGCGATCGAGCAGGTGCAGTCACAGGCGCAGGTGGCCACCTTCGACCTGAACGCCGACGTGGTGTCCGCGATCAAGAGCGGTGACGTGCTGTTCGCGGTCGACCAGCAGCAGTACGAGCAGGGTTACCTGCCGATCGTCTTCCTCAAGCTGTACCGGGACAACCGGAACGTGGTCGGCGGCGGCCGTCCGGTGCTGACCGGACCCGACCTGGTCGACAAGTCCACTGTGGACCAGATCGGCGCCTACGTGGAACGGGGTACCCGATGA
- a CDS encoding DoxX family membrane protein, with protein sequence MTVITGERKTAARRWLAAHSVDVLRVSLGLIFLGFGVLKFFPGVSPAQELVVRTLETLSFGVLSGQGALLVTAVAECVIGLTLVTGRFLKTGLVVLGASLIGIMSPLVLFFTDLFPGAPTLEAQYVVKDIVLAAAGLVVAASALGARFVLTDRLAVKAAD encoded by the coding sequence ATGACTGTCATTACTGGGGAGCGGAAGACGGCGGCCCGCCGCTGGCTGGCCGCGCACAGCGTGGACGTGCTCCGGGTGAGCCTCGGCCTGATCTTTCTCGGTTTCGGCGTGCTGAAGTTCTTCCCCGGCGTGAGCCCGGCGCAGGAACTGGTGGTGCGCACGCTGGAAACGCTGTCGTTCGGCGTGCTGTCCGGTCAGGGCGCGCTGCTGGTCACCGCGGTGGCCGAATGCGTCATCGGGCTCACGCTGGTCACCGGCCGGTTCCTGAAAACCGGGCTGGTGGTGCTCGGCGCCTCGCTGATCGGGATCATGTCGCCGCTGGTGCTGTTCTTCACCGACCTCTTTCCCGGCGCGCCCACACTGGAAGCGCAGTACGTGGTCAAGGACATCGTGCTGGCGGCGGCCGGGCTGGTGGTCGCGGCGAGCGCGCTGGGGGCGCGGTTCGTGCTCACCGACCGGCTCGCGGTCAAAGCTGCAGATTGA
- the iolC gene encoding 5-dehydro-2-deoxygluconokinase: MEALTIGRVGVDLYPEQSGVPLAGVRSFAKSLGGTATNVAVAAARLGRRTAVLTKVGPDGFGDYVRSALSEFGVSPEHVGTAEGLQTPVVFCALDPPEDPPLLFYRSPIAPDLTIGEQDVPWDVVDEVPLLWVTGTGVCTEPARATQRRILQRRARRGHTVLDLDYRPMFWPDVATARAEIGWMLDHVTVAVGNRAEAEVAVGTGDPDEAARRMLERGVRLAVIKKGADGVLVATPDGSWTVPPQRVEVVCGLGAGDGFGGALIHGLLSGWDPVRIATYANAAGALVASRLACADAMPTAAEIEEML; encoded by the coding sequence TTGGAGGCGCTGACCATCGGACGGGTCGGGGTCGACCTGTACCCCGAGCAGAGCGGCGTGCCGCTGGCCGGGGTGCGCAGCTTCGCCAAGTCGCTCGGCGGCACCGCGACCAACGTCGCCGTCGCCGCCGCCCGGCTCGGCAGGCGCACCGCGGTCCTGACCAAGGTCGGCCCGGACGGCTTCGGCGACTACGTGCGGTCGGCGCTGTCCGAGTTCGGGGTGTCGCCGGAACACGTCGGCACGGCCGAAGGACTGCAGACGCCGGTGGTGTTCTGCGCGCTCGACCCGCCCGAGGACCCGCCGCTGCTGTTCTACCGCTCCCCCATCGCACCCGACCTGACCATCGGCGAGCAGGACGTGCCGTGGGACGTGGTCGACGAGGTGCCGCTGCTGTGGGTCACCGGGACGGGGGTGTGCACCGAGCCGGCCAGGGCGACGCAGCGCCGGATCCTCCAGCGCCGGGCCCGTCGCGGGCACACCGTGCTGGACCTCGACTACCGGCCGATGTTCTGGCCGGACGTGGCGACCGCGCGGGCGGAGATCGGCTGGATGCTCGACCACGTGACGGTCGCGGTCGGCAACCGGGCCGAGGCGGAGGTCGCCGTCGGCACCGGCGATCCGGACGAGGCCGCGCGGCGCATGCTCGAGCGCGGGGTCCGGCTGGCGGTGATCAAGAAGGGCGCCGACGGGGTGCTGGTGGCCACCCCGGACGGGTCGTGGACGGTGCCCCCGCAGCGGGTCGAGGTGGTCTGCGGGCTCGGCGCCGGTGACGGTTTCGGCGGTGCGCTGATCCACGGCCTGCTGTCCGGCTGGGACCCGGTGCGCATCGCCACCTACGCCAACGCGGCGGGTGCGCTGGTCGCCTCCCGGCTGGCCTGCGCCGACGCGATGCCGACCGCGGCGGAGATCGAGGAGATGCTGTGA
- a CDS encoding ABC transporter permease, with translation MTATTLDERVGRTRLADRLVVRPEIGALLGAVVVFAFFSITADQFLTGDGVATWLDDASTLGIMAVAVSLLMIGGEFDLSAGVMTASTALVTAILATQAGWNVWLALLASLVFALGVGAFNGWLVMRTGLPSFIVTLGTFLALQGLNLGVTRLVTGTVQVSGMRSAEGYASSGFVFASTVDIGGTKFQISILWWLGFAAVAAWLLVRTRFGNWIFAVGGSPVSSRAVGVPVKRTKILLFMTTALAGWLVGSINILRFASVQANQGIGLELQFIIAAVVGGCLLTGGFGSAIGAAIGALIFGMARQGIVFSRWDSDWFMLFLGVMLLAAVLVNNTFRRRAERVRR, from the coding sequence ATGACCGCGACAACGCTCGACGAACGGGTGGGCCGCACCCGGCTGGCCGACCGGCTGGTGGTGCGCCCGGAGATCGGCGCGCTGCTCGGCGCGGTGGTGGTCTTCGCCTTCTTCAGCATCACCGCCGACCAGTTCCTCACCGGTGACGGCGTGGCCACCTGGCTGGACGACGCCTCCACGCTCGGCATCATGGCGGTGGCAGTGTCGCTGCTGATGATCGGCGGTGAGTTCGACCTGTCGGCCGGCGTGATGACCGCGTCCACCGCGCTGGTCACCGCGATACTGGCCACCCAGGCCGGCTGGAACGTCTGGCTGGCGCTGCTGGCGTCACTGGTGTTCGCGCTCGGTGTCGGTGCCTTCAACGGGTGGCTGGTGATGCGCACCGGGCTGCCCAGCTTCATCGTCACCCTCGGCACCTTTCTCGCCCTGCAGGGGCTCAACCTCGGCGTGACGCGGCTGGTCACCGGCACCGTGCAGGTCTCCGGCATGCGCAGCGCGGAGGGTTACGCCTCCTCCGGCTTCGTCTTCGCGTCCACCGTGGACATCGGCGGCACCAAGTTCCAGATCTCCATCCTGTGGTGGCTCGGCTTCGCCGCGGTGGCGGCCTGGCTGCTGGTGCGCACCCGGTTCGGCAACTGGATCTTCGCCGTCGGCGGCTCGCCGGTCAGCTCCCGCGCGGTCGGCGTGCCGGTCAAGCGCACGAAGATCCTGCTGTTCATGACCACCGCGCTGGCGGGCTGGCTGGTCGGTTCGATCAACATCCTGCGCTTCGCCAGCGTGCAGGCCAACCAGGGCATCGGGCTGGAGCTGCAGTTCATCATCGCCGCGGTGGTCGGCGGCTGCCTGCTCACCGGCGGCTTCGGCTCGGCGATCGGCGCCGCGATCGGCGCGCTGATCTTCGGCATGGCCCGCCAGGGCATCGTGTTCTCCCGCTGGGACAGCGACTGGTTCATGTTGTTCCTCGGCGTGATGCTGCTGGCGGCGGTGCTGGTGAACAACACCTTCCGGCGGCGAGCGGAAAGGGTGCGGCGATGA
- a CDS encoding Gfo/Idh/MocA family oxidoreductase: MRLGLAGTGRIGSAHADILKQLPGVTSVVVADADTERARATAAKLEVDAAGSIDELFTAGLDGLVIAAATDAHPELIIRGVSAGVPVFCEKPVAGDVAGTQAVVDRVAEAEVPVQIGFQRRFDPGYTAARQAVTTGELGWLHTLRATTLDPAPPPAAYVPGSGGLFRDCGVHDFDIIRWVTGREVTEVYATGGNRGAEFFAAAGDVDTAAVVLTLDDGTLATVSLTRYNAAGYDVRLEVLGSSGSIAVGMDERLPLTSVEEGVGWPSGPAYPGFMERFRASYVRELEAFTEVVAGRILSPCTVGDALAAFHIAEACDLSRRENRPVRVTA; the protein is encoded by the coding sequence ATGAGGCTTGGACTCGCCGGCACCGGCCGGATCGGTTCGGCGCACGCCGACATCCTCAAGCAGCTGCCCGGCGTCACCTCCGTGGTGGTCGCCGACGCCGACACCGAACGCGCGCGGGCGACCGCGGCCAAGCTGGAGGTCGACGCGGCGGGCAGCATCGACGAACTGTTCACCGCCGGGCTGGACGGCCTGGTCATCGCCGCCGCCACTGACGCGCATCCCGAGCTGATCATCCGCGGGGTGTCCGCGGGCGTGCCGGTGTTCTGCGAGAAGCCGGTCGCCGGGGACGTGGCGGGCACGCAGGCCGTGGTGGACCGCGTAGCCGAAGCCGAGGTGCCGGTGCAGATCGGCTTCCAGCGGCGGTTCGACCCCGGCTACACCGCCGCTCGGCAGGCGGTCACCACCGGTGAACTGGGCTGGCTGCACACGCTGCGCGCGACCACGCTGGACCCGGCGCCGCCGCCCGCGGCGTACGTGCCCGGCTCGGGCGGGCTGTTCCGCGACTGCGGTGTGCACGACTTCGACATCATCCGCTGGGTGACCGGGCGCGAGGTGACCGAGGTCTACGCCACCGGCGGCAACCGGGGCGCCGAGTTCTTCGCCGCCGCCGGGGACGTGGACACCGCCGCCGTGGTGCTCACCCTGGACGACGGCACCCTCGCCACCGTTTCGCTGACCAGGTACAACGCGGCCGGCTACGACGTGCGGCTGGAGGTGCTCGGCTCGTCGGGCAGCATCGCCGTCGGCATGGACGAACGGCTGCCGCTGACCTCGGTCGAGGAGGGCGTCGGCTGGCCGTCGGGCCCGGCGTACCCCGGGTTCATGGAGCGCTTCCGCGCTTCGTACGTCCGTGAGCTGGAGGCGTTCACCGAGGTGGTCGCCGGGCGCATCCTCAGCCCGTGCACGGTCGGCGACGCGCTGGCCGCCTTCCACATCGCCGAGGCGTGCGACCTGTCGCGCCGGGAAAACCGGCCGGTACGCGTCACGGCGTAG
- the iolB gene encoding 5-deoxy-glucuronate isomerase has product MSELHRPNGTLADGDDPVRLGPEDAGWNYTGLRVLRLAAGASRVIETGEFEAFVLPLSGGCSVEVDGSRFALQGRDSVFTRVTDFLYVPRDASVALSTVEGCELALPMARCTRRLTPKYGPASEVPVEVRGAGQATRQVTNFGVPGVWDHADKLNACELITPDGNWSSYPPHKHDEATECEVVNEEIYYFRISGEGGFGFHRTYTADGSLDEDVAVRDGDVFLIPRGYHGPCVAAPGYPMYYLNVLAGPAAERSMAFCDDPAHTWIRESWAGQPLDPRCPVTSAEGPVR; this is encoded by the coding sequence GTGAGTGAACTGCACCGACCGAACGGCACGCTCGCGGACGGGGACGACCCGGTTCGGCTTGGCCCGGAGGACGCGGGCTGGAACTACACCGGGCTCCGGGTGTTGCGGCTCGCCGCCGGTGCGTCGCGGGTGATCGAGACCGGCGAGTTCGAGGCGTTCGTGCTGCCGTTGTCCGGCGGGTGTTCGGTGGAGGTCGACGGCTCGCGGTTCGCCTTGCAGGGCCGGGACTCGGTGTTCACCAGGGTGACGGATTTCCTGTACGTGCCTCGGGACGCTTCGGTTGCGTTGTCCACTGTGGAGGGATGCGAGCTGGCGCTGCCGATGGCTCGGTGCACGCGGCGGCTCACGCCGAAGTACGGTCCGGCCTCGGAAGTACCGGTCGAGGTGCGCGGAGCCGGGCAGGCCACGCGGCAGGTGACCAACTTCGGCGTGCCAGGGGTGTGGGACCACGCCGACAAGCTGAACGCCTGCGAGCTGATCACACCCGACGGCAACTGGTCGTCGTACCCGCCGCACAAGCACGACGAGGCCACCGAATGCGAGGTGGTCAACGAGGAGATCTACTACTTCCGGATCAGCGGCGAAGGCGGCTTCGGCTTCCACCGGACCTACACCGCCGACGGCTCGCTCGACGAGGACGTCGCGGTGCGTGACGGCGACGTGTTCCTCATCCCGCGTGGATACCACGGGCCCTGCGTGGCGGCGCCCGGATACCCGATGTACTACCTCAACGTGCTGGCCGGGCCCGCCGCCGAGCGGTCGATGGCCTTCTGCGACGACCCGGCGCACACCTGGATCCGGGAGAGCTGGGCGGGGCAGCCGCTCGACCCGCGGTGCCCGGTCACCTCGGCGGAAGGACCGGTACGGTGA
- a CDS encoding ATP-binding cassette domain-containing protein yields MTPLIEVTGIGKTYGSVIALRDVSTVVNAGEVTCVLGDNGAGKSTLIKILAGAHQHDSGEFKVEGEPVRFGSPREALDRGIATVYQDLAVVPLMSVWRNFFLGSEPTKGFGPIRWLDRKQGKETTKKALAEMGIDLRDVEQPVGTLSGGERQCVAIARAIHFGAKVLILDEPTAALGVKQAGVVLKYVAQARDRGLGVVLITHNPHHAYPVADRFLLLKRGAPLGAYEKSEIDIAELTRQMAGGAELEALEHELRSVEAP; encoded by the coding sequence ATGACGCCTTTGATCGAGGTCACCGGCATCGGCAAGACCTACGGCAGCGTGATCGCGCTGCGCGACGTGTCCACCGTGGTCAACGCGGGCGAGGTGACCTGCGTGCTCGGCGACAACGGCGCCGGGAAGTCCACCCTGATCAAGATCCTGGCCGGGGCCCACCAGCACGACAGCGGCGAGTTCAAGGTGGAGGGTGAGCCGGTGCGGTTCGGCTCCCCGCGAGAGGCGCTCGACCGCGGTATCGCCACGGTGTACCAGGACCTGGCCGTGGTGCCGCTGATGAGCGTGTGGCGGAACTTCTTCCTCGGTTCCGAGCCGACCAAGGGCTTCGGCCCGATCCGGTGGCTGGATCGCAAGCAGGGCAAGGAAACCACCAAGAAGGCGCTGGCCGAGATGGGCATCGACCTGCGTGACGTGGAGCAGCCGGTCGGCACGCTGTCCGGTGGTGAACGGCAGTGCGTGGCTATCGCGCGCGCCATCCACTTCGGCGCGAAGGTGCTGATCCTGGACGAGCCGACCGCCGCGCTCGGTGTCAAGCAGGCCGGGGTGGTGCTCAAGTACGTGGCGCAGGCCCGCGACCGCGGGCTCGGCGTGGTGCTGATCACCCACAACCCGCACCACGCCTACCCGGTGGCGGACAGGTTCCTGCTGCTCAAGCGCGGTGCCCCGCTCGGCGCGTACGAGAAGTCCGAGATCGACATCGCCGAGCTGACCCGGCAGATGGCGGGCGGCGCGGAACTGGAGGCGCTGGAGCACGAACTGCGGTCGGTGGAGGCGCCTTGA
- a CDS encoding LacI family DNA-binding transcriptional regulator, giving the protein MEDVAARAGVSRALVSLVMRNSPKVSEQRRAAVLKAADELGYQPHVMARSLASRTSTVLGVMVSDLRNAFFADVVEGLDSAAQAAGFNLILNTGSRSPAREQAALRSLLSFRPAGVVLLSPVLSAAAVEKAAEQCPLVLVSRTSRLSTVDTVNDDGTAGVALAVDHLVDRGHRRIVHFDGGSAASAAARRRGYRAAMARHGLEPRIVRSEHTDTAGEKAVRELLSSVDSRELPTAVIAGNDFNAVGAISAFEEAGFRVPEDVSVVGYDNTSLAALRHVWLTTVDQPRLELGRLAVEALLERVRGERDEPMRHLLHPSLVVRGTTAAPRN; this is encoded by the coding sequence ATGGAGGACGTGGCCGCGAGAGCCGGCGTGTCCAGAGCGCTGGTTTCCCTGGTCATGCGCAATTCGCCGAAGGTGAGCGAACAACGGCGGGCCGCGGTGCTCAAAGCCGCCGACGAACTGGGTTACCAGCCGCACGTGATGGCCAGATCGCTGGCCAGCCGCACGTCCACGGTGCTCGGCGTGATGGTTTCCGATCTGCGGAACGCCTTTTTCGCCGACGTGGTGGAAGGGCTGGATTCGGCCGCGCAGGCCGCCGGTTTCAACCTGATCCTGAACACCGGATCGCGCAGTCCCGCGCGTGAGCAGGCGGCATTGCGCAGTTTGCTGTCCTTCCGCCCAGCGGGAGTCGTGCTGCTCTCCCCGGTGCTTTCCGCCGCCGCCGTGGAAAAGGCCGCTGAACAGTGCCCACTGGTCCTGGTTTCGCGCACCTCCCGATTGTCCACTGTGGACACGGTGAACGACGACGGCACGGCGGGCGTGGCGCTGGCGGTGGACCACCTGGTCGATCGCGGGCACCGGCGGATCGTGCACTTCGACGGCGGTTCCGCGGCCAGTGCGGCCGCCCGCCGCCGCGGTTACCGCGCGGCGATGGCGCGGCACGGCCTCGAACCGCGGATCGTGCGCAGCGAGCACACCGACACCGCGGGGGAGAAGGCGGTGCGCGAGCTGCTCAGCTCGGTGGACTCCCGCGAGCTGCCCACCGCGGTGATCGCGGGCAACGACTTCAACGCCGTCGGCGCCATCTCGGCCTTCGAAGAGGCCGGTTTCCGCGTGCCGGAGGACGTTTCCGTGGTCGGCTACGACAACACCTCGCTGGCCGCGCTGCGGCACGTCTGGCTGACCACGGTGGACCAGCCGCGGCTGGAGCTGGGCAGGCTCGCCGTGGAGGCGCTGCTCGAACGGGTGCGCGGGGAGCGGGACGAGCCGATGCGGCACCTGCTCCACCCTTCGCTGGTGGTGCGCGGCACCACCGCCGCGCCCCGGAACTAG
- a CDS encoding Cgl0159 family (beta/alpha)8-fold protein: MTLSDERWRALLRLRATDPGAINRAYATRRRRELLSENGTLFLVAADHPARGALGVGGDPTAMADRRSLLDRLLTALENPAVDGILGTPDVVEELLLLDALHDKVVIGSMNRGGLAGADWEIDDRFTAYSARSIADFRLDGGKMLLRLVDSDPGTVPTLQASAEAVTELASYGLMAMVEPLPYRRDGAGKLVLQRDPASLARAVTVASGLGVTSAYTWLKLPAPEDSVILDATTLPVVVLGGVPSGDPAADLASWGAALRHDVVRGLVVGRSLLYPPDGDVAAAVAAAAEVLEKSQ; the protein is encoded by the coding sequence GTGACGCTGTCTGACGAGCGCTGGCGTGCACTGCTGCGCCTGCGTGCGACCGATCCGGGGGCGATCAACCGCGCCTATGCCACGCGGCGCCGCCGGGAACTGCTGTCCGAGAACGGCACGCTGTTCCTGGTCGCCGCGGACCATCCGGCCCGTGGGGCGCTGGGGGTCGGCGGTGATCCGACCGCGATGGCGGATCGCCGGTCGCTGCTCGACCGGCTGCTGACCGCGCTGGAAAACCCGGCGGTGGACGGCATTCTCGGCACACCGGACGTGGTCGAGGAACTGCTGCTGCTCGACGCGCTGCACGACAAGGTGGTCATCGGTTCGATGAACCGCGGTGGGCTGGCCGGCGCGGACTGGGAGATCGACGACCGGTTCACCGCCTATTCGGCCCGGTCGATCGCGGACTTCCGGCTCGACGGCGGGAAAATGCTGTTGCGGCTGGTCGATTCGGATCCGGGGACGGTGCCGACGCTGCAGGCCAGTGCGGAGGCGGTGACCGAGCTGGCGAGCTACGGCCTGATGGCGATGGTCGAACCACTGCCCTATCGCCGGGACGGGGCCGGAAAGCTGGTGCTGCAACGGGATCCGGCGTCGCTGGCGCGTGCGGTGACGGTGGCGTCCGGGCTGGGTGTGACCTCGGCGTACACCTGGTTGAAGCTGCCCGCGCCGGAGGATTCGGTGATATTGGACGCGACCACGCTGCCGGTGGTGGTGCTCGGCGGTGTGCCGTCGGGTGATCCCGCGGCCGACTTGGCTTCCTGGGGCGCGGCCCTGCGTCACGACGTGGTGCGCGGGCTGGTGGTCGGCCGTTCCCTGCTCTACCCGCCCGACGGTGACGTGGCTGCCGCGGTCGCCGCGGCGGCGGAGGTATTGGAGAAGTCCCAGTGA
- a CDS encoding sugar phosphate isomerase/epimerase family protein, producing MTTDPEFKIAAAPISWGVCEVPGWGRVLDAPVVLGQMSELGVKATELGPPGYLPRDPARLRELLGAHDLRLIGGFLAVALHTDPAAAVAAAEESAALFAACGAEVLVLAAATGLDGYDERPELTAAEWRTLVDTAAKIRDTAAAHGLRTVLHPHVGTHVETEAEVEKFIADSDLPLCLDTGHLLIGGTDPVALARRFPDRIGHLHLKDVKADLAEAVRAGELAYTDAVGQGIYVPLGDGDVDIEAMVRFVHEAGYTGWYVLEQDTALGPDSPDGVPKRDTARSLAHLDQIVSRLAAA from the coding sequence ATGACAACCGATCCGGAATTCAAGATCGCCGCGGCACCGATCTCCTGGGGGGTGTGCGAAGTTCCCGGCTGGGGCCGGGTGCTCGACGCCCCGGTGGTGCTCGGGCAGATGTCGGAACTCGGCGTGAAGGCCACCGAACTCGGCCCGCCCGGTTATCTGCCAAGGGATCCGGCGCGCCTGCGGGAATTGCTCGGCGCGCACGATCTTCGCCTGATCGGCGGTTTCCTCGCGGTCGCGCTGCACACCGACCCGGCCGCCGCGGTGGCCGCCGCCGAGGAGTCCGCCGCGTTGTTCGCCGCCTGCGGGGCCGAGGTGCTCGTGCTCGCCGCCGCCACCGGGCTCGACGGCTACGACGAGCGCCCCGAGCTGACCGCCGCCGAATGGCGCACGCTGGTCGACACGGCGGCCAAGATCCGGGACACTGCCGCGGCGCACGGTTTGCGCACCGTGCTGCACCCGCATGTGGGGACGCACGTGGAGACCGAGGCCGAGGTGGAGAAGTTCATCGCCGACTCCGACCTGCCGCTGTGCCTGGACACCGGGCACCTGCTCATCGGCGGCACCGATCCGGTCGCGCTGGCCAGGCGCTTCCCGGACCGGATCGGGCACCTGCACCTCAAGGACGTCAAGGCGGACCTCGCCGAAGCCGTCCGCGCGGGCGAACTGGCCTACACCGACGCGGTGGGCCAGGGCATCTACGTGCCGCTCGGCGACGGGGATGTCGACATCGAAGCCATGGTGCGGTTCGTCCACGAGGCGGGCTACACCGGCTGGTACGTCCTCGAACAGGACACCGCGCTGGGCCCGGACAGCCCCGACGGCGTGCCCAAGCGGGACACCGCGCGCAGCCTGGCCCATCTCGACCAGATCGTCAGCCGATTGGCGGCTGCGTAG